The following nucleotide sequence is from Myripristis murdjan chromosome 22, fMyrMur1.1, whole genome shotgun sequence.
TCACAAACATATTTCCTTCCCTAAACCTTCATAAGTTGCCGCATGATAGAATGAGAGGTCCTGACTGCACTTCATATTATTCTCAGGAAATGAGTGAGCTGTTTGCAGAACAACCACAACATAATTATGTCGTAAGATACGGGTTTTGGTTGTGTTTATTTCACTCACAGAACTCCAAGTTTTTCACCATAAATGACAGCGtttgaaacaaacatttttacaaTGTCTAGAGCTGCCGTCATTTCAGTATCTGCAGCACCCAGCTGCAGGCGTGGATCTAATTGTTGGTTGTGCTCACCATTGACATGCTGGGAATCCTTCTATGAAGTCCAAAACCTCATGAAAACACCAGAATCTTTTTAGGAGTGAAAGAGATGGTAGCTCACTTCTCCGGGGTGTTTTTAGCCGCCCACAGCTGTACCCAAGCTCATTTTAAACCGACTATTTCATTTGCTCCCAGATTAACCCTGTGTATTGCAGCTTTACCCGCAAGAagggtgtgttttatgtgtaatATTTCTGTCCCTGCTTCCTGGACTGGCATGTCCTCTCTTGAGGTATCAGCTCCCCACCTCAGCCTCAGCCCATATGCTGGTCAAGCATGCAAAACCCCAACACAGCACACATCACCCTTGAGTAACCTCTGTTTCTCTTGGAGTGTTTTtaacattcattcatgcatttgtttattcattcagtctttttcctctgtccttttttctttatttcccctCTTTCTTTAAGGgtacataaatgcacacagatgATGAAATTCCAGGTAGCAAAAGCATACTGAAGAACTAAGTAAGGCACACTGAACGAAGTCCCTCTGATAATTCAGCAGTGTGGTGATGAGGTTGTGCACTTGACCATAGACCCTGCCCTTTCTATCTTCCTGTCTGCCCCACTTCCATGCCACCTCTTGCCCCGACCACAGATTCTCTGCGAATGGTAGTCCCCTCAGCTGCTTGTGGCTTATGGCTGGCAATCGCCGAGCAGTTTCCTCCGACCAACTTACTGTCTGCTCCGCTTCTGTGGCCCCTCACCTaaccactgtctctctctcccagggaAGATCAAACAGCCTCCGCCTTGCCAAGGGACTGTCCCTCTCCCTCATCCCACTAATTAACTATTTTCAGCACACACCTTCAGTCTTGAAGGGAAAAAATAGCTTCTGTAAACTGTGGCACCGACCAGTGGGCAACCAGTACTGATCATATGGGAAGGGATTCAATTTTAACAACCCTTTTTCCGCTGCATCTCCAATAGAAGGAGTCATGAGAATAAGCTACTACACCATAGCACTGTGATACAACatcacaagaaacacaaagtgaaTAGAAGGCTTGATCATTGTGGCTGAAATTATTTCCCTATTGTAAGCACTGTGATTATTAAACATGCTGTCATTTGTATTTCCATGTTACAATTATTtgagttttctttctttttttttcttttcttttttagaagCTGTTTTGGCAGTGTTTTAGTCTACTTTGCACCTCTTGTGAACTGCTTTCTTCGCTGAATTTTATAGCTGCATCTGATCTAAGAAAAAGAGATCATACTCAGATTTCAGTCACTTTGTAGAAgttaacatttattttctgtgtgtgcacaaatcATTTGTCTGTAAGGTATTCAGTgaactttatttaaattaattggaACCCCTTTTAAAAATTGTTACTGAGACAAAAACATTTGGTAAGacaacttttattttggtcATTATGTATTACATGACATAATGCATTATTTAGGGATATAACAATGTTGTTGGTAAACAGTTTGTATCGGTATGACAGCATTGTTGGTGTCTTAAATCATTATAATGGTCAATTTGACCATTACTATTTCACAATATTCAAGTCACATACAAGGACAACAGGTACAACATGTTGCACAGAAAGTATTTGTGTACTTTTAATAAGATTATTGGTCACCAAAAATGAGGTtgtacaaaaaacagacaaacacaaaaataagaatCACCAGTTGAAATCAGTATAAAAGGAGTAGAGTGGAAAAGAAAAATTCAGGACACAACACAGTTATAAAACCTCAATTTCACATGCTGTCTCCATTACAAAAGCTCACTTGTAACTTTGTGGATTGCTTTCCCCATCCCTGATAACCTGTTTTTATAAATTAGATTTCCTTCTTCTAAGCACccatttcttgtatttttcaagtcaagatgcTACTATTCCTCAAAGAGGGCATAAACTACCTGTCTGGGTTTTTGGCTGAGGAAAAAATCACAGGGAGTTTCCCTTAGTTTGAGAAATAGGTAGCAAATTTAGTTGTTTGGCCTTTAGGAACTGCCAACGTATCACGTTGAAGCAATGAGGAACCCAGAGAAAGAGCAGTGGACATTCTCGGCAGCAAAGACACCATTGGCCTCCTCATCAGGGATCTGGACATAGACTGTGTCCTGGTCATCGAGCAACAGAACAGCGCTACCTGACATCTGGTCCAGGAAGCCCTTGTTGTACTCATCATAGGTGAACATAACAGGCTGCCCATTCTTGTACAGAGCCACCAGGGCATGAGCACCATTAACATGGATGCTGTAAGAGAAGTAGTAAACTCCTGGCACCTGGCAAGTGAACATGCCAGTCTCGGGGTCATAGTGATTCTCAGCATTGTACACTATCTGATCAAACTTAATGGGGGTGCCAGCCTCGGGGTAGGGAGTGGCCAGAGAGGCAGTGAAAGCAGACATGGGAGCCTTGACCATAACCTCACCAACACCCATGCCCTTCTCAAACACAACCTCACCAGGAGGACCGGGAGGACCAGGAGGACCAGCTGGGCCTGGCTCTCCATCAGCACCATCATCACCAGGAGCACCAGCGGGACCCTGTGGTCCAGGGAGACCCTTAGCAGCCAAACCAGCAGGGCCGGGAGCACCAGGAAGACCTGGGTGTCCCTTTGCACCAGGAGCACCACCGGGACCAGAGGGTCCAACTGGTCCTCTGGGACCTGGAGCACcatcagcaccagcaccacCGGGCTCACCTGCACGGCCGGGAAGACCTTTGGGACCAGCGGGTCCAGGAATACCTGGGGCACCTGAGGCACCTGGGGCACCTGCATCACCTTTGCCACCTGTAGCTCCAGTGGCTCCCCTGGGGCCAGTGGGGCCAGCTGGGCCTGGATAACCCTGTTTACCTGGGAAACCCTGAGCTCCCTGATCTCCCTTGTATCCCTTAGGTCCCTGAGGTCCatgtgcacctgcatcaccttTAGGACCAGAAGGGCCACTCTCACCTGGGAAACCAATGGGACCCTgaggaccagcaggaccagtAGGTCCAGTTGCACCTGTAGCACCAGTGGCGCCAGTTGCACCTTGCTCACCCTTTGCACCAGGGGCACCTGTGGCACCTgtggctcctctctctcccttctctccatTTGCACCTGGCTTGCCATATCCAGGAACACCTGGGGCACCAGGGGCTCCAGCAGGTCCCTGGTTGCCTTTAGGGCCAGTAGGGCCGGGCATGCCTGGGGCTCCATTCTCACCTGGTTTACCTGCAACACCTACACCAGGGGCACCAGTGTGTCCCTTAGGTCCCTGTGGTCCCATGGGACCAGTGGCACCATCTCTACCTGGGCTACCTGCCTTTCCTGGCTCACCGGGCATACCTGACTTTCCTGGCTTTCCTACACCGGGCTCACCAGGGGCTCCAGTTTGGCCCATGGGTCCAACAGGTCCTGTTGCACCCTGAGGTCCGGTTGCTCCCACTCCTCTATCACCCTTAGCTCCTGGCAGTCCAGGTACACCTGGATGTCCCTTCAGACCGGGTTCACCTCTGGGTCCCATTGCTCCAGGCAGACCAGAAGGTCCGGGCTTGCCAGTAGCGGAGAGTCCAGCAGGTCCAGGGCTTCCAGAAGATCCGGGTGCTCCCCTTGGCCCCTGAGGGCCAGGGGCACCAGTGTCTCCCTTCTCACCGTGGGCACCAGGGATGCCAGGTTTGCCAGGTCCACCTGGAGATCCAGGCTTGCCAGAGATGGAGCGCCCAGGAGATCCGGGAGGTCCAGGAGGTCCTTGGGGTCCAGGATAGCCGACAGCGCTCTCACCTGGGGCGCCAGGAGGGCCAGCGGGTCCCTCAGGGCCGGGCTCACCTGGGGCACCAGGCTCACCTGCCACTGACATCACTGTGAAGAGCATAACAGTGATCCTCATCAGCACCATAAAAGCCcaagtgaaacacaaacaaaaacgtaTTCTATACATAAAACGCaattaataaatacatcctATCATAATAAGTGAGACTGGAACAACAGGGCATTCCCTTAAAAGCTGTGTATTGTGTTTCATGATTACTATAAATGTGACATTGCATTATAGTGATATACTGCAGAGGTAAGAAATGCCTTGCTGCAAAATACACTTGAGTGTGTAATTAAGTTTGTTATGTATCCCAGTTATGTTATAACCTGTTTGCTACATTTTATAACATTGTAATCAAACTAGTAGTATTATGCTACAGTGACTACCATAACCATGGTAAGTACAGTACTACTGTAGTGTTGGAATTATTGTGATGATCTACCCTCTACCCTCTACCGTATACATCTACTTATGTCTCAGTAACAAATAGTAGAAGAACATTGTTTGCTGGGCCGCTCAGAGTGTCTGTATGAATGATGAGTGTGTTGCTGAAAAAGGACATGTATGATTACTATCAAAAGACAAAGTTGTTTTTGATCACATTCTAAAACAAAAATTCCAGAAAATCATCCCCTCACTCTCTGATTTCACATCTGTCCTCAAAATCTAAGAATCTAGAATCTCTGCCAGTAGTTTAGTGATATCTAATGCTGAATATGAGGTGAGGCAAGTTGTGAACCAGTCTTGTACTCTAGGATGACAGTAACTCACTGAGACATTTAATCAACTCTTTCCTCAAACATGAAAATACGCTTGAAGTGCCTCTCTGCTTTGGAAATCACATTTAattgctattttttaaaatccaggTTCAAAGTATTTAAGGAAACGTCTTGTGCCTTGTTTGTGAAACAGTAAGACCAAAATGAAAGgcagttttcatttatttatttttttatttgctgccTTAATGTGGTCACATGCTGTTGAGTGTAAAAGGCATCACTCCTTGGCCAACCGTAGCCTAATTTAGATAAAGCCAAACAGATGTTTCTACTTCTGTGTGAGGCAGACACACCCAAACAAACCACACTTCTGGGTGACTGGACTGTAATTGTCAGTGTCAGACTAAAAATAATCCAGCAAGGGCACACTCtgctttttcaaacaaaaataaggtTATATAGATCTGTTCAAAAGTTGTGCAAAATTAAAGCTACAGCATATTTTACCTGGTAAAATACACTGCTTGAATTCCTTGAAAGTTTTTGCGTAAAAATCTCTCAATGTGCAAGAAACAATCTATCTATACTGTTTTGTATGAGGCAGAGAAACcttagaaaaagagaaaagttaGCCTGTTGCTACGTCTTGACTAAATCAATGTGATGAAAAAGTGTCAACTCCTTTTTTCTTAAATGACTAAATCTAGTGAATAGAACATATCTAAAAAGTGCAGTGAAACTCTCCTAACAACAGTGGGTTCTTCAAGTTGTCATATGTCACTAGGGGGACATATTAAAGttaaactaaataaatgcaGCTCAAAATGATATCAAAATACAAGCTATTTCTTGTTGCAGCTCAACACAGTTGATGGCACACTGAACATTTTGCAAAAGTTGGTGGCCTTTGCAAAATGTTCAAAGGCAGTTACagccaagcacagaaaaaaagtttctatAAAGTGTATTATTTTAACTGTCATTGTTCCAAAATGTCCCAAAAGTCCTAAAAGTGATGTTGATTTAAGTATCTTGCCTATATAAAAGAACAAATCAAAACCTCAGTGAAACTacaataaatctaaaaaaaaaaaaaaaaaaaagccctgaggGTAGATATAGTTTTCTAACGTTGTGGCTTCCAGGATGATAAGTGGCTGCAAGCCTGCCACCTGTTTTTTTACACACTGCTATGCAAATTCATCATCTGAATAGAAGATGTTATTGGACAAGTGTCCACAccctcacagccaatcagagcacatGATGTTTCCAGAGCAAGTGGGAGCTCAAGTTTCAGAGTAGAGTTGCCCGCCTCCGCCTAGCTCTGTATACTGCTGCTATTGGCTACAACAGAGATGCTGATTCCCTTACTGGAGATCCAAAGGTAAGAGGCAAGGTTGTACAAGGAGTGAATGAAATGTTTGCAGAGATTTTGCATTTAGTGTGGTTCTATGTGACAAAGGTTTGGATGTAGAGAGTGAAGCTGACATGAGTAAAGAGACAGCAGGCAAAACAATGGTGAGtctcactgtgagagagactTTGCACAGTGAGCAGGAGGGTGCAGTGTCTTACCGTGGCTCTTCACAGAGTAGGGCTGGTACTGGGGGGCAGCCTTCACCAGCTTCTTCACCACGTATCTCTCTCCATGGGCAGCAGTCAAGGccacaaagaggaggaggatgcttGTAACACGTATGTCCATTTTCAAAGGTCAAACCTGCAAGAGCAACAGGGAAACATTTAGGACAACCAGACTCTAAGTACTAGCAAGGCCGTTTAGGCAAAGGCATTCTCTCTAGTGCTTCTCCTGAACTTTAAAACTTTCTCAACTAAATCTGCATCCTCACAGAAAAGCCTATGGACAAGTAATGCAAGGAAAAAAGTAAATGCACAAAAAGCACATAAGTTAGAGTAACAAGATTTAGGTTTCAGTGTTAGATTTCAGTCACAGCATTCTGGGTCCCTCACTGGCACTTCAGCCTCTCCAAGCATCAGCCTGTTCAGCTCAGAGCTAGCCAAAGCCTGCTTCACTTCCTCAGCCTGATTACTCTCCCACCAGCACAGGAGCCAGTCAAGGCCTAAACAGAGCCTAAATGTTATCTACACTCCCCCAGAGATGGAGATGcatagagaggaagagaaagcgCACATACCGGCatccaatggagaaaaaaaactcttcagcACCAGtgagctgctggtgctgctgtatATCCTTAGGGAAAGAGCACAACTGAGGATATGCTGCCTTCCAGTACAATGCTGTGGGTTTTTATACCCTATCTACCCCgtgcatcattaaaaaaaaagcccccaCCACACAAGTACCTCCCTCCTCTGAGCTAGGCTGTAATTAGCAGACAGATCTGCCCAAAGCAGGCATGTCACATCAGGGTGCCTCCATGTCTTGAATATCCAGACACATGATTATCACTTATTTCAGTCTTCATCTAAACTACAAAATAATCAGGTTCAAgcaatacatataaataaatgcatatgtGACGAACAGTGACACACTGTGTTCGGGGAATAAATTTAATATGAATAAAGCTTTccttgaaaaatatttttgtgggGAGGGGGCACATAATTGTTACTTTCTCAGcaacatttacatgtttttcatttttccaggaCATGTCTACATTTATGACTGTTTATGAGACCCCCCCTCTATAAATATCACAGCATGTGAATGTACTcaaaaacagagccaaaaaaacaacaccagatTCCTAGTAGGACCTACATTGCTTCACAAAGCTGGCATTGAGGATGTACAGTGGTGGACTCATCTCCAAATTTACATCTCCCTCAGCCTGTCGGTGTACACTTGCCCTTTACCTTTCCTGACCGTCTGGACACCCTCCACCCCGCCGTGATCAAGATAAACAAGGGAAACCGTGGGGGAAAGGTTGTCCAGAGTGCTATGGCTGGAAAGTGCAGGAGTTTTTACCTGCTTCTACAT
It contains:
- the col10a1a gene encoding collagen, type X, alpha 1a translates to MDIRVTSILLLFVALTAAHGERYVVKKLVKAAPQYQPYSVKSHVMSVAGEPGAPGEPGPEGPAGPPGAPGESAVGYPGPQGPPGPPGSPGRSISGKPGSPGGPGKPGIPGAHGEKGDTGAPGPQGPRGAPGSSGSPGPAGLSATGKPGPSGLPGAMGPRGEPGLKGHPGVPGLPGAKGDRGVGATGPQGATGPVGPMGQTGAPGEPGVGKPGKSGMPGEPGKAGSPGRDGATGPMGPQGPKGHTGAPGVGVAGKPGENGAPGMPGPTGPKGNQGPAGAPGAPGVPGYGKPGANGEKGERGATGATGAPGAKGEQGATGATGATGATGPTGPAGPQGPIGFPGESGPSGPKGDAGAHGPQGPKGYKGDQGAQGFPGKQGYPGPAGPTGPRGATGATGGKGDAGAPGASGAPGIPGPAGPKGLPGRAGEPGGAGADGAPGPRGPVGPSGPGGAPGAKGHPGLPGAPGPAGLAAKGLPGPQGPAGAPGDDGADGEPGPAGPPGPPGPPGEVVFEKGMGVGEVMVKAPMSAFTASLATPYPEAGTPIKFDQIVYNAENHYDPETGMFTCQVPGVYYFSYSIHVNGAHALVALYKNGQPVMFTYDEYNKGFLDQMSGSAVLLLDDQDTVYVQIPDEEANGVFAAENVHCSFSGFLIAST